One Diabrotica virgifera virgifera chromosome 3, PGI_DIABVI_V3a genomic window carries:
- the LOC126878432 gene encoding serine hydrolase-like protein isoform X1: MDLLPLNDMVENNEESRNINELTIPVAWGHIAVKAWGEPHHKHVLMFHGIGDNAGSFDNLLALLPKNFYYICTDFPSHGKSSHLPLTIPINANGYILIVKMIMDYFNKDKYIFIGHSLGGLCGFWICKIYPERFEKFIAIDGSHFFTVEAKDCIKYLKLMLSKQEKMRQYLLQGKGLEYTYDEIAEIVSTRRYGDEVLTRKATEPLLKRCLEPTGNGRYYFTTDLRVFFMIGPLQDISYARDLLRMTSFSCPVLMVLAKQNQRLLRDFKPTVKEVMKTENITTVFVDGKHDVHNNRPELVARHIIHFLQNKSKI, from the exons TTAAAGCCTGGGGAGAACCACATCACAAACATGTCCTTATGTTCCACGGAATAGGAGATAATGCAGGTAGTTTCGACAACTTGCTAGCACTCTTACCAAAAAACTTCTACTATATCTGTACAGATTTCCCAAGCCATGGCAAGTCATCTCATCTTCCGCTGACCATACCGATAAATgctaatggttatattttaattgtAAAGATGATAATGGATTATTTTAATAAAGACAAATACATTTTCATCGGCCATAGTCTGGGAGGCCTGTGTGGTTTCTGGATCTGCAAAATATATCCTGAGAGGTTCGAAAAATTTATAGCCATAGATGGGTCGCACTTCTTCACTGTGGAAGCTAAAGACTGCATAAAATACCTGAAACTAATGCTGTCGAAGCAGGAGAAAATGCGGCAGTATTTATTACAGGGGAAAGGTTTGGAGTATACGTATGATGAAATTGCTGAAATTGTTAGTACGAGACGATATGGTGACGAAGTTTTAACCAGAAAAGCCACTGAACCACTGTTAAAACGATGTCTGGAACCGACGG gTAATGGCAGGTACTACTTTACAACAGATCTACGAGTTTTCTTTATGATTGGCCCCCTTCAAGACATTAGCTATGCGCGAGACCTATTAAGGATGACCTCTTTTTCCTGCCCTGTTCTGATGGTCCTTGCTAAACAGAATCAGCGTCTATTAAGAGATTTCAAACCCACGGTTAAAGAAGTGATGAAAACTGAAAACATAACTACTGTTTTTGTGGATGGAAAGCACGACGTCCATAATAACAGACCGGAATTGGTAGCACgtcatattatacattttttacaaaacaagtccaaaatataa
- the LOC126878432 gene encoding serine hydrolase-like protein isoform X2 produces MFHGIGDNAGSFDNLLALLPKNFYYICTDFPSHGKSSHLPLTIPINANGYILIVKMIMDYFNKDKYIFIGHSLGGLCGFWICKIYPERFEKFIAIDGSHFFTVEAKDCIKYLKLMLSKQEKMRQYLLQGKGLEYTYDEIAEIVSTRRYGDEVLTRKATEPLLKRCLEPTGNGRYYFTTDLRVFFMIGPLQDISYARDLLRMTSFSCPVLMVLAKQNQRLLRDFKPTVKEVMKTENITTVFVDGKHDVHNNRPELVARHIIHFLQNKSKI; encoded by the exons ATGTTCCACGGAATAGGAGATAATGCAGGTAGTTTCGACAACTTGCTAGCACTCTTACCAAAAAACTTCTACTATATCTGTACAGATTTCCCAAGCCATGGCAAGTCATCTCATCTTCCGCTGACCATACCGATAAATgctaatggttatattttaattgtAAAGATGATAATGGATTATTTTAATAAAGACAAATACATTTTCATCGGCCATAGTCTGGGAGGCCTGTGTGGTTTCTGGATCTGCAAAATATATCCTGAGAGGTTCGAAAAATTTATAGCCATAGATGGGTCGCACTTCTTCACTGTGGAAGCTAAAGACTGCATAAAATACCTGAAACTAATGCTGTCGAAGCAGGAGAAAATGCGGCAGTATTTATTACAGGGGAAAGGTTTGGAGTATACGTATGATGAAATTGCTGAAATTGTTAGTACGAGACGATATGGTGACGAAGTTTTAACCAGAAAAGCCACTGAACCACTGTTAAAACGATGTCTGGAACCGACGG gTAATGGCAGGTACTACTTTACAACAGATCTACGAGTTTTCTTTATGATTGGCCCCCTTCAAGACATTAGCTATGCGCGAGACCTATTAAGGATGACCTCTTTTTCCTGCCCTGTTCTGATGGTCCTTGCTAAACAGAATCAGCGTCTATTAAGAGATTTCAAACCCACGGTTAAAGAAGTGATGAAAACTGAAAACATAACTACTGTTTTTGTGGATGGAAAGCACGACGTCCATAATAACAGACCGGAATTGGTAGCACgtcatattatacattttttacaaaacaagtccaaaatataa